Proteins encoded by one window of Nostoc sp. PCC 7120 = FACHB-418:
- a CDS encoding filamentous hemagglutinin N-terminal domain-containing protein: protein MNSKFTILFTEISFLITIFTTFIPLCQAQINADNSSQNNSAVNVQGNTIFIEGGTQLGGNLFHSFKDFSINYGDTAYFNNASIIQNIISRVTGNSISNINGTIRNNGQANLFILNPNGFFFGNSARLNIGGSFLATTANSIKFSNNIDFSANRNQLDPLLKVSVPVGLVFIGNSGEIRLQGSGHNINRIANRNFDFITPIDASRFSGLQVQPGNNISLIGGNVSLEGGILSTRNGKFQIGSVLDGYVGLEQQGNDINFDFNNVNTFRNITLIKNSLLFVNSNADTSNTIDIQGKNINILDGSLVFTQNHGFKTGAVKIDAQSLNIQGSSNLALSAIYTSNFGFTPGESIQLDVKDVTIQGGQIATTTFTNAPSGLITINSNSLKISGDTPSYANPDGLGGINTFSYSSGKGGDIAGKINNIIIGLDGVFNTVASGSGAGGNLFLELENLIIKDGGASLGSSTIRSGQGGNVFIKSQNIDISGQSALLRPSNITSSTFGHGNGGNIDINTLNLIISNGGGISSSTLSAGKAGNISINSSNSINVVGTNINSNSPSFINSSNFLLVDPNLQKLLYRQPPLLIGQAGNIFLNTDIINISNGGLINARNEGVNDAGNIRISANTININSQGEVNATTTIGEGGNIILNSRNLFLNNSRITATAGGTGNGGNIRMNTGILVGSNNNQIVANAFEGRGGNIRINAQGVFLSPNTQVNSKSQRGIDGTVDINANIFLAETPVKSQTVQELPQIASACQGRSNGINEFIVAGTGGLATSPEDLPDVESRWQVNSTTNISNIKLSAGNEIIEAQGWVKNLDGSITLTAQANKVSPDTTLSASECHSQTKPKA, encoded by the coding sequence ATGAATAGCAAATTTACTATTTTATTTACAGAAATATCTTTTTTAATTACAATTTTCACAACTTTCATTCCATTGTGTCAAGCTCAAATAAATGCTGATAATAGCTCACAAAATAATAGTGCCGTAAATGTCCAAGGTAATACAATATTTATTGAGGGCGGCACTCAATTAGGAGGGAATTTATTTCATAGCTTTAAAGATTTTTCAATTAATTATGGAGACACTGCATATTTTAATAACGCTTCTATTATACAAAATATTATTAGCAGAGTAACTGGCAATTCTATTTCTAATATTAATGGAACAATCCGAAACAATGGTCAAGCTAATTTATTTATTCTCAACCCCAACGGATTTTTTTTTGGTAATAGTGCTAGATTAAATATTGGTGGTTCTTTTTTGGCTACTACAGCAAATAGTATTAAGTTTTCTAACAATATAGATTTTAGTGCTAATCGCAATCAGCTTGACCCTTTGTTAAAAGTTAGCGTTCCTGTAGGGTTAGTTTTTATAGGTAATTCTGGAGAGATCCGACTTCAAGGTAGCGGTCATAATATAAATAGAATTGCTAATAGGAATTTCGATTTTATTACTCCTATAGACGCTAGTAGATTTTCTGGATTACAAGTACAACCAGGAAACAATATTTCCTTAATAGGCGGAAATGTTTCACTTGAAGGGGGGATACTAAGCACCAGAAATGGAAAATTCCAGATTGGCAGTGTGCTAGATGGATACGTTGGATTAGAGCAGCAGGGCAATGATATAAATTTTGATTTCAATAATGTTAATACATTTAGGAATATAACTCTAATAAAAAATTCATTATTATTCGTTAATAGTAATGCAGACACAAGTAATACTATTGATATTCAAGGTAAAAATATTAACATTTTAGATGGTTCATTAGTATTTACACAAAATCATGGCTTTAAAACTGGTGCTGTTAAAATTGATGCTCAATCCCTAAATATTCAAGGATCATCTAATCTAGCTTTAAGTGCAATATATACAAGCAATTTTGGCTTTACTCCTGGCGAGTCTATTCAACTTGACGTAAAAGATGTAACAATTCAAGGTGGACAAATAGCAACTACTACTTTTACTAATGCCCCTAGTGGATTAATCACTATTAATTCAAATTCTTTAAAAATTTCCGGTGATACCCCTTCTTATGCTAATCCTGATGGCTTAGGTGGAATCAATACTTTCAGTTATAGTTCTGGAAAGGGTGGAGATATTGCAGGTAAAATTAACAATATAATCATAGGGCTAGATGGAGTTTTCAATACTGTTGCATCTGGTTCAGGTGCAGGAGGAAATTTATTTTTAGAATTGGAAAATCTTATCATTAAAGATGGTGGAGCTTCATTAGGCTCTAGCACTATTCGTAGTGGGCAAGGCGGAAATGTTTTTATAAAGAGTCAAAACATAGATATATCAGGACAATCAGCATTATTACGTCCTAGTAATATTACGTCATCCACTTTTGGTCATGGCAATGGTGGTAACATAGACATAAATACTTTAAATTTAATTATTAGCAACGGAGGAGGTATAAGTAGTAGCACACTATCTGCGGGAAAGGCTGGTAATATTTCCATTAACTCAAGTAATTCAATAAATGTAGTAGGTACGAATATTAATTCAAACTCACCAAGTTTTATTAATTCATCAAATTTTCTTTTAGTCGATCCGAATTTGCAAAAATTATTGTATCGACAACCTCCTTTACTTATTGGTCAGGCGGGCAATATATTTTTAAATACAGATATTATAAATATAAGTAATGGTGGGCTGATTAATGCGAGAAATGAAGGTGTTAATGATGCAGGAAATATTAGGATTAGTGCGAACACAATAAACATTAACTCTCAAGGAGAAGTTAACGCCACCACTACGATTGGGGAAGGTGGCAATATTATTCTCAATTCTAGGAATTTATTTTTAAATAATAGCAGGATTACAGCAACGGCTGGAGGCACGGGCAACGGCGGTAACATTAGAATGAACACAGGCATTCTGGTAGGTTCAAACAATAACCAAATCGTAGCTAATGCCTTCGAGGGTAGAGGCGGCAATATCCGAATCAATGCCCAAGGCGTTTTTCTTTCACCTAATACTCAAGTAAACTCCAAATCACAAAGAGGTATTGACGGAACAGTTGACATCAATGCAAATATCTTTTTAGCAGAAACTCCAGTTAAATCACAGACAGTTCAAGAGCTACCACAGATTGCTTCCGCCTGCCAAGGAAGATCAAATGGAATTAATGAGTTTATTGTTGCTGGTACAGGAGGATTAGCAACAAGCCCAGAAGATTTACCAGATGTTGAATCTAGGTGGCAAGTAAATTCAACTACAAATATTTCTAATATTAAACTATCAGCAGGTAATGAGATTATAGAAGCACAAGGATGGGTGAAAAACTTAGATGGCTCAATAACCCTAACTGCTCAAGCAAATAAGGTTAGTCCAGATACAACTCTATCTGCGAGTGAGTGTCATTCTCAAACAAAACCCAAAGCCTGA
- a CDS encoding VOC family protein, with amino-acid sequence MKEFELKGINHLALVCRDFQETIDFYTITLGLKLIKNIDLPSGGKHFFIDIGNNNTLAFFWSTKAPESVPGISSVRPEAFLTGDIITAHGSMNHVAFHVPLEKLEEYKEKLVSKGVQTTPVLHHTDVPMSSFYFFDPNGILLEFAANLQSLDTLPAELKEKEAIFLK; translated from the coding sequence ATGAAAGAATTTGAACTGAAAGGCATTAATCATCTAGCATTAGTTTGTAGAGACTTTCAAGAAACTATAGATTTTTATACTATTACTCTTGGACTCAAGTTAATCAAAAATATTGATTTACCATCTGGTGGTAAACACTTTTTTATCGATATTGGAAATAATAATACTTTAGCTTTTTTTTGGTCAACTAAAGCCCCTGAATCTGTACCTGGTATCTCATCCGTTCGTCCAGAGGCTTTTTTGACAGGCGATATCATAACTGCTCATGGTTCTATGAATCATGTAGCCTTTCATGTGCCATTAGAAAAATTAGAAGAGTACAAAGAAAAGCTTGTATCAAAAGGAGTACAAACAACGCCAGTATTGCATCATACAGATGTACCCATGTCTTCTTTTTACTTTTTTGATCCAAATGGGATACTACTAGAATTTGCAGCAAATTTACAGTCTCTCGACACATTACCTGCTGAGTTGAAAGAAAAGGAAGCCATATTTCTTAAATGA